The Halarchaeum grantii nucleotide sequence ATTCGTCCGGCTTTCGAGTGGCCCGGGTTTATGCGTACCGAACCCGGCTAGCGGCGCGGCGAAGCGACGACCGCGAGGTGGTCGTCGTGGTACGGTTCGAGTCGCGCGCGGCCCTCGATTCGGTAGCTCTCGCGCAGTTCCGCGAGCACGTCCTCGAAGACGTCCTCGGGGTCGGCGGTGACGTCCTCGCTCCGGGCCTTGATGGCGGCGACGAGGCGGCCGTCGTCGGCGAGGAAGCGCGCGTTCTCGGCCGCGACGCGGGCCTGCCCGCGCGTCGCGACGTCCTGCACGATGCAGTCGAGGCCGGCCTCGACGACGTGCGCGTATGTCTCGGGCTTGCGCGCGTCCTTCAGGAGCGGGAAGAGGTTCGGTCTGCTCTCGCAGACGTCGAGCAGGTCGCGCGCGGAGCGCGGCGCGAACTCCACGGCGTACGTCGGCCCCGCGAAGTCCGCGACGTGGCTCACCGTCGTCCCGTTCGCCGCGCCGAGGTAGAGAACGGAGTCGCCGCCGGAGAG carries:
- a CDS encoding fibrillarin-like rRNA/tRNA 2'-O-methyltransferase, translated to MSERLPAGVERHDFGDGPALATRGTPEYGERTDGAWRRWNPTRSKLGATLEKGLDTRLSGGDSVLYLGAANGTTVSHVADFAGPTYAVEFAPRSARDLLDVCESRPNLFPLLKDARKPETYAHVVEAGLDCIVQDVATRGQARVAAENARFLADDGRLVAAIKARSEDVTADPEDVFEDVLAELRESYRIEGRARLEPYHDDHLAVVASPRR